A portion of the Malania oleifera isolate guangnan ecotype guangnan chromosome 3, ASM2987363v1, whole genome shotgun sequence genome contains these proteins:
- the LOC131150433 gene encoding tetrahydroberberine oxidase-like, with protein sequence MKTPYQSSSLRSLSFLFLFFSSIACAVSASVRDNFLQCLSLRSSDSDSISKVIYTPANSSFLPIVLQSIHNLHFSTPTTPKPLAIVTPLHESHIQATIICSKEHGLQIRIRSGGHDFEGLSYVAHVPFVIIDLINLQSVSVDVENETAWVQAGATLGKVYYTVAQNSRTLGFPAGYCPTVGAGGHISGGGYGMMIRKYGLAADHVIDARIVVASGEVLDRKSMGEDLFWAIRGGGGASFGVIVAWKIELVQVPPTVTVFNVTRDTSQNATNLVHRWQYVADKIDRDLFIMPVITNANSASQQGTRTIQVSFLSMFLGKADELVSLMHNDFPELGLTKKDCIEMSWIESIVYFAEFPKGSPLEDMLNRTNDSWLESFKGKSDYVTKPISKISWEKIWGKIHGKDDKTIQIALVPYGGRMSEISESALPFPHRAGYIYKIFYRLPWDQDEDNTRAAQYVEWLKRLYKYMAPHVSKSPRGAYLNYRDLDLGMNNKYGNTSYKRASIWGRKYFDKNFNRLVHVKTMVDPANFFRNEQSIPSVST encoded by the coding sequence ATGAAGACTCCCTATCAAAGCTCTTCACTGcgttctctctcttttctttttctcttcttctcatCAATTGCATGTGCTGTTTCTGCCTCTGTGCGCGACAACTTTCTGCAATGCCTTTCCCTGCGTTCCAGCGATTCCGACTCCATCTCCAAAGTCATTTACACCCCGGCCAATTCCTCCTTCCTACCTATAGTACTGCAGTCCATTCATAATCTGCATTTCTCAACACCCACTACGCCAAAACCTTTAGCCATCGTTACACCCCTGCATGAATCTCACATTCAAGCTACCATCATCTGCTCCAAAGAGCACGGCTTGCAGATTAGGATTCGGAGCGGTGGCCACGACTTTGAAGGTCTTTCCTATGTTGCACACGTTCCGTTTGTGATCATCGATCTCATCAACCTTCAATCTGTAAGTGTAGATGTCGAGAACGAAACTGCATGGGTTCAAGCAGGTGCAACATTAGGCAAAGTTTATTATACAGTTGCCCAAAATAGTCGAACTCTAGGCTTTCCTGCTGGTTATTGCCCTACAGTAGGTGCTGGTGGCCACATCAGTGGAGGAGGCTATGGCATGATGATTCGCAAATACGGCTTGGCAGCTGATCATGTGATTGATGCTCGCATTGTAGTTGCCAGTGGCGAAGTTTTGGATAGAAAATCTATGGGGGAGGACTTGTTTTGGGCCATTAGAGGAGGAGGAGGTGCTAGCTTCGGAGTCATCGTGGCCTGGAAGATAGAGTTGGTTCAAGTCCCACCAACAGTGACCGTTTTCAATGTCACTAGAGACACGAGCCAAAATGCAACAAACTTGGTCCATCGATGGCAATATGTTGCAGATAAAATTGATAGAGATCTGTTCATCATGCCTGTAATAACGAATGCCAATAGTGCTAGCCAGCAAGGCACACGAACCATACAAGTTTCATTCCTTTCCATGTTTCTTGGGAAGGCTGATGAATTGGTCTCGCTGATGCATAACGATTTCCCAGAGCTAGGTTTGACAAAGAAAGATTGTATTGAAATGAGTTGGATAGAATCCATCGTCTATTTTGCAGAATTTCCCAAGGGTAGTCCTCTTGAGGATATGCTAAATAGGACAAATGATTCGTGGTTGGAGTCCTTTAAGGGGAAATCAGACTATGTCACAAAGCCGATTTCCAAGATTTCGTGGGAAAAGATATGGGGAAAGATTCATGGGAAGGACGACAAGACAATACAAATAGCCTTGGTTCCTTATGGTGGAAGAATGAGTGAGATTTCAGAATCTGCACTTCCTTTCCCGCATAGAGCTGGCTACATATACAAAATCTTTTACAGACTGCCTTGGGATCAAGATGAGGATAATACAAGAGCCGCACAGTATGTTGAATGGCTCAAGAGGCTTTACAAGTACATGGCTCCACATGTTTCGAAATCTCCAAGAGGTGCATATCTCAACTATAGAGACCTTGACTTAGGCATGAACAACAAATATGGCAACACAAGCTATAAAAGGGCGAGCATTTGGGGTAGAAAATATTTCGACAAAAATTTTAACAGATTGGTGCATGTGAAGACCATGGTGGATCCTGCAAATTTCTTCCGAAATGAGCAGAGCATTCCATCCGTTTCAACTTAA